The Nicotiana sylvestris chromosome 6, ASM39365v2, whole genome shotgun sequence genomic sequence TCCCCTCATTTTTTTGGAGAGTAATGACAAGAAATGATTTGAGCTCTCGAACTTCACCTCGATACCTCATGACGTAAGCGACGAATCCGACCATGACGTTAGCGACAAGTGGATACTGAAACGTCCCGTCAGTTCGAGTATTGAGGCATTAAATGCCTGTCAGTTGTTGTCGGCCACTATCGGTTCTTAACTGTCGTCTTCAACCTATAAATGTATCTTTCTTCTTTTGCCCAAACTTTACTTTATCTTCCATGCTCTAATCTTCAAAATCCTCTGTCTTCCTAAAAGCTTTTGAATTTTTAGATCTCTGGTGTTTCTTCACATGTTTCATCACAAAACACCAAGAATTTCTTCTCAGTTTCCATCCTTATTCATTTGCAAAAGTAAGTGGCTAAGACTTAAAAAATTGTTCTGCAAAAGGAAGCTGTTTCCTCGTCCCCGCCGGCCGGCGAGCAACCAGCGACTGAGCCATGCCCTGAAGAGTTCTTTACGGAGGGTGCATCATCGATTccgacttcaaggttgaaaagaCCCCTCGGTTCCGGTTCGATGCGAGCCAATGTCGAGGTATATATGCACGATCACCGAAGATCTCCTCTCCTAAGTTAAGAAAGAATGCAACTGGGACAAAAAGCATGTGGTGGTGCCTGCTCCCGAAGAATCAACCACCACCCATGTGGAAgggtttacacttaccctttcatgGTGGATCCTTTAGATCCGGTTATTGTAGACTTTTACAAGAAGTACGAGGTGATGTTAGGTCAGATTCACCCCTCTTTCTAAAGGATAGTGATATTGCTTCGCTTCTTTGTGAGCAAAATCGACGGGTGTCTCTTCAACCTCGACCACCTCATACGCTTGTATATCTCTTGACTATATCGAGGAGGACAAATAAAGCTTCACCATCGGGGCACCAAGACACCTTTCTCGAGCATAGATGAGGACAAAGACCGGGGATGCCCCGGGTCAATTTTGTTCGAGTGAAGACCTCGGATTTGATCTTGGCTGAGAGcatgccatttcctgagaaatagAATATGAAGCGTAAGTATAACTTCGTCCTCTATTTTTGTTTTTGTCTTCGTTTTTCCTCCTTTCATATCAGTGCTTTTCGATGTAGTTATTGACTGGATGCTGGGTGCGGTTCCCCGACTCGAGGACTAGGTAAGGGGCTTGGTGTCGAAGAAGGCATGTCGAGACCGCATGGCGCGATCTATCGAAGGGTCGATGGGAGGCCCGAAACCATGGTAAATTTTCCTTTATGACTTAACAATTTGACTACAGTTTAAATTTCCTTCGATCTTACTTATATTTCTTTTGCAGGTCTTGGGAAGGGCGTGGCAATGAGGCCCCCATCTGGTGATGAAGAGATCCTTCCCCAATCATCTGCTCCGAAGtagaagaaagagaagaagaggagAGGGGCTCCGAGTTCCACGAAGTCAGATGAAAAGATGCCCAAAAAGAGGCAAACATGTAAACCCAAGGGAAATGCCATCCCTCTATCAATGGACTCAGTCTGTCGGCTACTAGATTAGTCTGAGGAATATAAAGAAGAAATCGGGTTGGTGGCCCGAGCATGGGCTGGCGTTGATGCTCAAAAAATTCCCCGAGTCGATGGGAGCTGAAGCTGTCCTGCCTCGACCTGATAAGCCCGAGGGGGAACCTTAGCCGAAGTTCCTGAGTCGGAAAAAGCTGAAGTCACTTCCTCTCGAAGTGAGAAGGCTATCGAGGAGGTGGTGGATTCTGATGTAGAAACCATGTCTGAGCCCCCCCCCCCCTAGATGAAGGAGGCGCCCTAAAATATTTGCTTGGGGCGATAGAGATCAGAGATTCCCCTTCATTGCCTTTGTTTACTGATTCGATGATCAAAGACGCTCAGGCGATGGAGACTTGCCATGGTGAAGGGGTCCATGGAGCAGAAGACCCTTTTCGTAGTTACTTTGTTAGAGTGGAAGATGTCACCAGTCTGGGTGACTTGGAAATATCGAGGAAGAGCTCGAATGAAGCCTCATCGATCTTTAAACTGACTAATCAGTTCTCAGCCCCTAGCGTCGATCCCGGGCATAAGCGATCAATTATCATCTCGGTCCTGGAGGATGCCCGGGTGCTTTCTCCTCCCATGGGGGTGGCTAGCTATCTCAGATGCTTGGTCACCGAAGAAGATCAAGCCAAGATGGATGAGGTGGAAACACCTTATCTTTTCAACGAAGCCCAACATGCTCTAAACCGGGTAATCCCAGATTTCCCTATCGATGTCAATTTTCGTACTTAAACTTTTCTCCCTTTATATAACTTCCTTTTCTATGTTTGTAGGCTTTGGCGCTTTATCATGAGGTTTTCCTCCGCTTCCGAGGGGAGCTGAGCCAGTATGAGGCCGAGATCCGAGGGCTTATTGAGGAAAATGATGCCTTCAAGCTTCTCAGTGAGAAAAGAGAAGGGGAAGCTAAAGGCCTCCGTGCTTAGCTATAAATGGCTAAGAAATATCACGCCGAACTAGTCGAGCAGGTAAAAAGAATATTTGAAGTTAGTGACAGCGATTCGGGCGTGGTAAGAACCCGCAGGTCCAACAAAATCTTGAAGAAGCATATGTACTAAAAATTGAGGCCGAAGGATGGAAGGAGAAAATGGATCACCTCCTCAGAAAAAGAGACTGCTCGGGCCCAACTGGCCTCAGCTGAAAACCAGATCCGAGGAATGAAAGACGAAATCTTGGTGCATGCCAAGAAAATCGAGGGGCTCTAGTCCCAGTTGGGTTCAGTAGTTTCTGCTTGGGAGAACCTGGTCGCTAAGCTTGAAGCGGCCAAATCTGAAGTTAAGGCAGCCAAGGCTGATGCTGATGCAGTGGTGGCCATTTACCAGGCCGATGTTGAAGCCGCTCAGATTCGAGCAAAGGAGGTTGCCGAGGCCACTCAGATTCGAGCAAAGGAGGTTTTCGAGGCTGCTCAGGTTCAAGCAGAGGGGGTTGTCGAGCATGCCAAATGTCAATCTCGAAGGGAGACCCTTGAAGAAATCCATGCTCGGGGCTTTGACCTCACAACCGAGATTGAGAATGCCAAAGAGCTCGAAGTTGAAGCTAGAAAATTAGCTTACcccgatgatgatgatgatgaatctGGAAGCTTGAGTGAATTCGGAAGTAGAGAAGATACCGATGGTGGAGATGTCTCTCCCGAAGATGACCAGGCCACTTAGGATTTTAAATAGTATTTGAGTTTCTGTTGAGGCCACTTCGACCTTTGTAAAGAATTTTCATCGGATCGTGTTGCCCTTGTAAAAAGTTTTTGATGAATATATAAAACTTTTTCCCTTTCATCTCTTTTGAGTCTGTTGTCTTTTTGATTTGAAGATCAGAACACCTTAGCATAAAATTATGATGTTGTTATAAAATTATGATGTTGTATTCAAAGGTCTAAGGTTCAGATGGGAGGGATCGATAATAAGTACTGCCCTCGACCATTTTTGATCGACAATCCCTGAGCGAGTGTTCGAACTCGAATTAAGATAGACCGTAGTTCCAGAGTGAAGATTTGTTCGAACTCAATTTAAGGTAGCCCATAAGCTTTCTAGTTGATTGAGAATGATCTCTCGAACCCGAGGTAAAAGTGGCCTTTAGGCCTTTGTATTTCGTATTTGGCCGATTTGGCCTTTGTAAAAAGTTTTTATGTACATATACAAGGCTTTTCACCCTTTTCGGCTCTAaaatttttcctttgttttattgcttatattcacaAAGGTTGGAATACCTTATCATTGGAGCATGTCTTTAACACTTATCACTATTTTTGCACaaactccttaacatctttttcTATATCGACCCAGTAATACCCGACTCTGATGACCTTTCGAACTAGTTATTCGGCGCTTCAGTAGTTCCCGCATGTGCCTTCGTGGACTTCTCTCAAAACATACTCGGTATCTCCCGGTTCTAGACATATTGATATCGGACCATCAATCATCCTTCTGAGTAAGGCTCCATCTTCGGACTGGCTAAATCGGCTGCCTTCGTGCatagggccctcgattcctttggatcTGAGAAAAGTTTTATGTTCTTCAAATActctatgtatttgtttctccagtCTCAGGTCAAGCTTGTGGAGTTTATCTTGGCGTGGCCTTCTTCGATCATTGAACTCATGAGTTCTAC encodes the following:
- the LOC138870509 gene encoding uncharacterized protein encodes the protein MAKKYHAELVEQSQLGSVVSAWENLVAKLEAAKSEVKAAKADADAVVAIYQADVEAAQIRAKEVAEATQIRAKEVFEAAQVQAEGVVEHAKCQSRRETLEEIHARGFDLTTEIENAKELEVEARKLAYPDDDDDESGSLSEFGSREDTDGGDVSPEDDQAT